Part of the Thermodesulfobacteriota bacterium genome is shown below.
CCACTGGACCACCTCTGCAGCATAAAGCTTAGCCATCGAGGCTTCCTTCACACATCGTTTCCCCTGACTATAAAGCCAGGCGGCTTTATAGACCATGAGCCTTGCAGTTTCTACCTTTACCGCCATATCTGCCAGTTTAAAACTTATAGCCTGGAATTTAGAGATGGGTCTCCCAAACGCCTCTCTGTCTTTTGAGTACTGAAGGGCATATTCAAAAGCGGCCTGCGCCATTCCAACAGATTTTGCTGCATGGGTAATCCTTGCTCCAAGAAGGGTTGACATGGCGCGCTCAAACCCCCCTTCTCCAACTAACAAATTCTCTTCTGGAACTTCACAATTTTCAAAAACAAGCTCTCCGGTGTCTGCCGCCTTGTGGCCGAGCTTATGTATCTTCCCTCCCACTTTAAACCCCGGAAAGCCTTTTTCAACTATAAAGAGGCTAATCCCCTCCCCCTTTCTGCTCTTATCCGTATATGCGGCAACAATCGTGAAATCCGCCATACAGCCATTTGTAATCCATGTCTTAGCCCCGTTGAGTATATACCTATCGCCCTCTTTAACAGCCTGTGTGCGGATACTGCGGGCGTCGCTTCCGGCGTTGGGTTCGGTAAGCCCGAGAGCGCCTATCTTCTCCCCAATGATTCCGGGGACAAGGTATTTTTGCTTCTGCTCTTCTGTCCCAAACTTATAAATGGGAAAGCAGGCTAATCCTATGTGGGCATTTATACACATAGCTATCCCCGCGTTTATCTTCCCCATCTCTTCGGCAAATATACAATCGGTTACCTTGTCTAACCCCACTCCGCCGTATTCCTCGGGAAACACGATCCCTAGAAACCCCATCTCGCCAAGCTTGGGGAAAAGCTCCTTTGGAAATTCCTCTTTTTTCTCGTATTCTTCGATAAGCGGCTCAATCTCGTTCTTCCCGAACTGTCTCGCCGTGTCCCTGAACATATTCTGCTCTTCTGTAAATTCAAAATCGAGAGGCACTTTTTTCCCTCCTATTAATTTATTGCTATCAACCACAAAAAGCCAGGTAAATGGAAAGCTTTGATTATATCACGTTTTCGCATAATATAAAGTTCACGAAATTCCGGGCTTAGTTTATAATCTACAATATGAAAAAAAGAACAGAAAACTCAAGACATTTCGTATTACCTCTTAGTAAAGCGAAAGAAAACACGATACGAAAAATTGCTAATATAGTACGCCAAGAAGGATGGGATTATTATGACCTGAGATATGCTTACGGCAGAGTGAGAAAGCGGCTTGACTTAAAACCAGCAAAAAGAACTAAGAACCTTCCCCGTGTTCTCTCTGAAGAAGAGGTCAAGAGATTTTACCGTGCGATTGAGAAAGCCGATAACATCCAACATGAGCTTATGTTAAAACTCTTATTCTTCACCGGAGTAAGAAATCGAGAGTTGGTAAACATCAGGATGAACGATATATATCCGGATGAAAATAAGATTTTTATCGAAAAGGGTAAAGGCGGAAAAGACAGGTATGTTCTTTTTAATTCGGATTTTAAAACAGCACTAAAGATTTATATTAAAAACCATCCAAAGAATAAATATCTCTTTCAAACAAGATTGAATGATCAATATACGCCAAGAAGAATTCAACAGATAGTTAAACACTACGCCGAGAAGGCTGGTATTGAGGCAACTCCACACACATTTAGGCACCAAGCAATAACCTGGCTTTCAAAGCACGGATT
Proteins encoded:
- a CDS encoding acyl-CoA dehydrogenase family protein; this translates as MPLDFEFTEEQNMFRDTARQFGKNEIEPLIEEYEKKEEFPKELFPKLGEMGFLGIVFPEEYGGVGLDKVTDCIFAEEMGKINAGIAMCINAHIGLACFPIYKFGTEEQKQKYLVPGIIGEKIGALGLTEPNAGSDARSIRTQAVKEGDRYILNGAKTWITNGCMADFTIVAAYTDKSRKGEGISLFIVEKGFPGFKVGGKIHKLGHKAADTGELVFENCEVPEENLLVGEGGFERAMSTLLGARITHAAKSVGMAQAAFEYALQYSKDREAFGRPISKFQAISFKLADMAVKVETARLMVYKAAWLYSQGKRCVKEASMAKLYAAEVVQWVATEAVQVLGGYGYGVEYPVERYYRDAKLASLTEGTSEIQHIVIARELGI
- a CDS encoding tyrosine-type recombinase/integrase is translated as MKKRTENSRHFVLPLSKAKENTIRKIANIVRQEGWDYYDLRYAYGRVRKRLDLKPAKRTKNLPRVLSEEEVKRFYRAIEKADNIQHELMLKLLFFTGVRNRELVNIRMNDIYPDENKIFIEKGKGGKDRYVLFNSDFKTALKIYIKNHPKNKYLFQTRLNDQYTPRRIQQIVKHYAEKAGIEATPHTFRHQAITWLSKHGFTDGELMLITGHSSKESLKIYQHLALKDIEKKYQKAMKKVEF